Sequence from the Anas acuta chromosome 24, bAnaAcu1.1, whole genome shotgun sequence genome:
GGGCCTTCAGGCAGAAGTGAATTTCCCCTAGGCTGCCAGCTAGAAAGTGAATGATGACAGTATTAGTGATTAATGTAAGGTTggtttgcatttgtttgtttgttttggtttcaaAACACTGTACAAACACTAATTAGCTTAGACCAGGAAGCCAGGGCTGCAGTAATATATTTTGTCTGGTGATGTGTgcaagttttaattttctttttagctgTTTCCTTTGAGATTGAAAGCCTGAGGACCGTGTCGCCAGGGGATCCAGCCACTGGAGCATCCCTCTAACACTGTTCTATGTTTACAGGTATGCAGCAGCTgtcccatttctttctctgacttTATCAAACTCTAATGGAAGTTGGATGGCTTCTGAATAATTTCACCAGTGagtttgctgctgtgtttgttaGAAGGTGGAAAGGGATGTgctatgaaatgttttttctgtctcctctcagTTTTCTCATACCCTTTGTGTTCCCCATTGTAACCACCAGCAATTTTACCTCTGGTAAAATCTTCAGTGTGATTTTAGTGGAAATCAGAGAACTTTCTGGACTGGCTTTTTGGGCTGCCACTGCTACGTGGGGTGGTTGGGACCCAGAGCTCAGTAGGTCTGGATCTGGACTccccagtcctgctggccaTAGGGGACTGGGATGCCCTGAGGGACCAGCCTGGTTCTCCAAGAACCACACTTGCATGAAGTTGAGTTCCTTGTACTGGCTCCTTCCTCACACAAGATTTGCAAAATTATGGCTCTTCCCCAATGACATCAAAGACCTGGTTAGTGGAAATTTGTACACATCCCaacctctcccccccctcccccccccacacacacactgtgaTGCTATTGCATCATCCCACATTATTTGTTCCCAGGCTGTGTTCTCTCCAACACAATATTCACTGAACTAGCAAATGAAAAGTCACAACACAGTCAGGAGTGCTGGGGAAAGGTGAAGAGATCCAAGAGACACAACATACTTGGAAAGACCTAGCCTGCTTTCCAGGTGGTGGTGCAGACATCGTGGGGACCTGTGTGCTGGTGAGACAGCTCATGTCCTCCACTGGTCTCCTTGCTCTGCTCACACTGACCTCATTGCTGGGAGTCCCTGGTGCCAGGGACAGGAGGGATAAGGTGGGCTCCCATCCCAACCACAGACACAGAGTGGGAAAAATCAGGCAATGTctgtgttgcatttttttttcttctgaatatgaCTGACTAAACCAGTGGGAAAAAGGTGAAGGGTGCATGttccaaaaacaaacatttgagCCTTTACAAGGATGCTTTGTGGTATAGCGACAACTTGTAGATTCTCCAGTGTTTCTGTACAAACCAAATGGTGTTATTTAAGAACAGAACTGTTTGTGCAGCTGAACCGAGTTGGGCAGCAACATACCCTGAATGTCTTGAATTTCACCTGaaaatttcacttaaaatattGTTGCAAAGAGACCAATCCTGTGGGTTAGGGCAGACTGCTCCAACCACATTGAGACGGATGGCTGGTCTTGGCTGTCAGAGGGGCTGATATCAAAGTTTTTGCTGCTGTCAGCTTTGCTTGGTGTAAGTAGTCTGCAAATGCTGCCTTGTGCCAGCTCACTGGATGGGATGAGTGTCACCAAACCCAAGCAGAAGTGACATGCCTGGAATAAATTATTCAGCAAAGCACAAGCAATGACTCCTCCTGCCCCAAACAGGGGCTGTCACATCTCTGCACCCAGCTCTTGCTTGATTTAGGGCTGATGCTCTCCCTGCATCATGCAAGAGACCCCGGGCAGCCGCTTTGCATCCTGCTGACTGTGCCAAAATGCAGCCGTCCAGCACCTGTGTGGATGTTTGTAAGTCCGTaatgaaaacacagcaccacTGCCATGCAATCTCCATGGATTTGTGGTTAAATTTCTTTGCCAATGTAATCTTATATCTTAATGACCAAATAATGGCATGCAACAGGAGCTGCATAAGAAGTCATGATATCATTTTGCTGTCATTGTGAAGGCCCTGGAACATGATCCTCATTACAGGGGAATTTGCATTAACATTGTTTGGCCAACATAATCCCACCCCGTAATCACATTTTTAGGATATTAAAATAGATCTGACTCTATCCTGAGTTTTAACTCCTTGGTCTCCAAAGCACTGGATGGGATTTAGCTCAGGAGCTCCATTAAAGCCAATGGAGCCACCACATGAAATAACAAGGCAATGCAGAGTAATTTGGCTGATCTTGTTTAGCCACAAAATTTGGTTCTTTGATGGCAAAGTAATGCAATACTCCTGTTAAATCCACAGCaccatcaacaaaaaaaaaaaagttcctgtCCATACTTGATTATTTCGGGATGGCAGTTTGATTTTCTCTTCCCCCATTTACTAATAGTAATGATTGTTCTCTAAAGATGTGCCACATTTGTTAGCTGGATTGCTGCAGTAGGAGAGGACCTCGTGTTTTTGTAACCCATTGTGCTTGGTGCTAAATGCCCTGTTAGGGGTTTGTATGGATCTTGCAGGAATGCTCTTCACCTGTGCTGACTTTTAAGCAAGCCACAGTATTcagaaaacattgatttttgcTCCCTATCCTAAGTTTCTGTATCTTTCTCACCTTTTCCAACCATGAGCTCAGCAAAAGACTTCTGGTGCAGGGTTTAAATACACTGTAAGTGGGAGGCGAGAAGTATTCTCCTAATATACAGATgagaaactgaggcatggaGAGATTCAAGGGTTTGCTCCATAACTGGCTGACACCCAGAGTCTAAGACAGGGACAGGAGCAAGTACCACATGCTTTATGGTTAGAACACCAGATTCGTTCTGGGAAATCAAGAATCACTTCCcatgcctcctgctgcctcctgggtgGCACTGGCAGAGGCAAGTAGGGCAGAATTTGTCACCCCAGAGGTGTTACCCTCATTTGGTGCTTTTGTGGCTTGACAAGGAAATGATGGGATAGGATGCCTGATTTGAAGGAAGCCAGACATCTGTGAGCCCACCTCTGTGTACACTGGGATGACAGAACTTCGCTCCTGAATgggtcatagaatcatagaatggtttggtttggaagagaccttaaatatcatctagttATAACCCTCatgccatgtgcagggacaccttccaccagaccaggctgttcaaagtcccatccaaacTGGCcttaaacatttccagggatgggacatccacagcttctctggccaacctgttccaatgcctcaccagcttcatagtaaagaatttcctccttacaCCCAATCTAAACCTACTCTATTTCAGCTTTAAGCCATTAGTCCTTGTCCTATCCttacaccccctgacaaagagtccctccccagctttcttgaAGCCCCTTgtaggcactggaaggctgctgtaaggtctccccagagcctcccTTCTCCAAGCAGAACAACCCAAATGCCCTCAGCCTTTGTTGGAGATGTGCTCCAGCACCTtcatcatcttggtggccctcctctggacttgttctaacaggtccacatccttcttatgctgggggccccaaagcTGAAAGCAGGACCCCAGGTgaggtctcatgagagcagagcagagaggacaATCCCCTCCATCACCTGCttgccatgctgcttttggtgcagcccagggtacggttggctttctgggctgcaagcgcccattgctggctcgtgttcagtttttcatccaccagtacccccagggccttctcttcAAGGATGTTCTCTTTCTACTCGTGTATTTGtgctgtatttgtgcttgggattgccccgacCCAGGTGCAGGCCCTTGcgcttggccttgttgaacctcatgaggtttcCCGGGCCCACCTCTCAgtcctgtccaggtctctctggatggcatcccttccctccagtgtgttgacCACACCATGCAGCTCGGTCTCCTCAGCAAACTTGccgagggtgcactcaatcccactgtccgTGTCGCTGACAAAGATGCCAAACAGGGCCGGTCCCAGTACTGACTGCTGAGGAACACAATtcatcactggtctccacctggacatcaagctgttgactgcaactctttgagtgcgaCCACCCAGCCAGTTCCTTACCCACTGAATGGTCCTGCCATCAAATCCGTATTTCTCAGCTTTAGAGACAATGATACTATGGGGGACAGTGTCAAGTGCcttgcacaagtccaggtaggtGATGTCAGCTGCTGTTTTGCTATCCACCGATGCTACAACCCCATCATAGAATGCCACCAGATATGTGAGGCAcgatctgcccttagtgaagccacgTTGGCCATCACCAGTCACCTCCTTGCTTTCCATATACCTTTGCAGAGTTTCCAGAAGGGcctgctccatgatcttgcctGGCACAGAGGTGAGATGGGAGCATCTGAGGCTGCAGGGATATTCCCTGTCTGAACGAGAGAAAAGGTGGGGATGGCAGGACTGGTCACTCTGGAGACAGTGGTAGCGATGTAGGACTTactccccagctgcagagcaaaaAACTGTAATTAAATCAGGGATAAGCTGGCAGGGAAGAACCAGGTGAAGGCTACATCGAGAGCAAGTGACTAAACCTGGCTGAAGCAAACTAAGCAAAGCATGGTTATAGCATCCATTCATCTGTTTTAGCTACATAACCTGTGTTACTCCAAGTTAATTTTGAGAAGTTGAGTTGGTGCTGAGCTGTCTGATGCTGAAGGTCCTCTGCAGACCCATTTGCAAAAGTttcagctctgcccaggaggtAATGAGTGACCCAGCTGGCAGTGTTGCCCCTTCACCTGTAATGTTTGCACAGAATTATGATTGAGTATGGCTACAAGCAGCAGAGGTAGGTCAAGATGAACTCATGCTTCCAAAACAACATGAGAATTGTCGTGAGTGAGTTAATCCTGTCCCagtggagcagctggagctttgTGCTTTCCCTGCTGTGGGAAGAGAGACAATACATTTATGGTGCATTAAGGTATTATTGTAGCAGTGTTAGCACTGAAAGGTTTCTGATCCTCAGAAATAAAGAATTGCAAATTTGTCCCAGATTTGTCAATGGAGGCAGGTTCCCATTCAGAATGAGGGAGGGCAGAACTCTCCAACATACACAGGTGTTGAGGCTGGAGGACACACAGCGCTGAGTGGGGCTAGCGGGGGATAAGGCAGGGGTGGGGTGGAACAAGGCCAAGCCCAAAAGGCTCCTTGAGATGGAGTTTGGCAAGGTTTCAAGGCAGGGAACCCATGCCTGGGACCAGCTGGGGGTTGGGATGAAGGGTCTGGAGGCTTTCTGTGCTCAGGGAGGAGTCTGAAGGAGTATCCCCATTGGGTTGGTCTGGCAGTGGGAAAGGTGAAGCTGTGTCCTCGCTGCTTGGAAATCCACCCCAAGAAGGCCACAGGATGAAGAGTGATGctctctcttctgctttgtaGTAACTGCAGCTGATGTTATAGGTCAGCCTGTAGATCATTGCACGGGGGAATCTCCTAAATGGCCcttaggaataaaattaaatttgttgaGACCAGATGCAACGGAAGAATTGGATGAAAAAGCAGAGAGGATCTCACAGGGGAAGGATGTGGACATCTTGCATTAAACAGAAAAGCCACAGCCTGGAGGAGTGTTTAATGCTGCACTTTGCAGGAAAGCAACAGGGAGACTGCAGAGATGTCCCTTCCCCTAGGCTTTTATCAGCACTGGTTGTCCTGGACCCAAACTGACCCCATGCCTCTGCAACCATGCTCAAGTGGTTGGGACACAATCTGGGCTGCTTGACCAACTGTGGGCTTGGTGATGTGCCTGTGTGCAACCccgctcctctccccctgcggggatgcctgcagggctggaggtgctgtCACTCTAGCTGTAGTGAGCTGCTGGCCTGGCAGAGCTTAATTAGATTTTATAGGATTGGGTGGAAGCAGCAAGGAAGAAAGAGGGCCAGGTGGCCACACAGTGCTTTGGGCCATTGGGCTAGATCCCCCCCCAAAACTCTTTGAGCCAGGTGATGCTGGACCAGAGCTTCCCAGAGCTGAGGGATTaatgcctgctgctgcactACAGCTGATGGGGGAACCAGTCCTCTGCCTGGTTCTAAGGGAAGGGCTTTTCCCAGCAGCATCCTGAAGGTACATGGCTCTCTTGATAGGGCCGGCACTGATTTCCAAAGAATTTCCCCCAACTAAGGTCCATGTAAACTGTTGCAATTACAGATGTTATGCCTTGTTGCCTTAAGCCTTTTGTCATCAATAAATGTTTATGGTATAAAGCAGCCCTGTTTGTTTGTCTTCGACCAGATGACAGTGATTTATTGGCAGAAATCCTAGCAAAGAGATGAGCCAGAAAACTCTGTGAGTGCTACACACATGTATGCAGGGAGCAGATGATGGCTGTTGCACAATCATGAAAACTGCAGACAGCAGTGCCTAGGTTTTGGATAGGAACAGTTGTTTCCAGGAATTTTTTTGATCCTCTAAACAGTAATGGCACTTCAGGGGTTAAAGATGCCCTGGAGCTCAGTTTCCTGCTTTGTCCCATGTGATGCTGTGTAGAATGGGAGGGATGCTTTGCTGCAAACATGTTGCTGATTAGCATTGTCAATTGCCATAGGAATGGTGGGGGAGCAAGGCCAGAAGCCTGTTGCCCTCGCTCCCTTGTCCTGGGCAACGCTCAGCAGTAAACAGCACAGGACTCAAAAAAAGGGGCTTAAAGCTGAGGAGGTGGTGACAAGGAATGTGTGTCCAAGGCCAGGGCAGGGTGACATGGGCTGCAGATGAGTGTCCCTTCATGTGGCTGTCTTCCAACAGccgtgctgagctgctgccccgCTGCCAACGTGAAAAACGTAGCGCCAGGGCAGCGCTACTGCTGGTGGTTGGTGGTTGGCCACGCACCACATCCAGGAGCATCCTTTGGGCCAGACACCTCGCTGAGGCTGACAATGGGGTACCTCCATGACATCTTCTGCCTGGGGGCTTGTAACCCCCTCTCAGACCTGTCAGCAGAAAGGGGAAGGCAGGCTGGGCTTGCTCAGATCTGTTTCCATGTGTAGTACAGACTCGGCtcctacagaaatatttattgctgttttccCCCATGGGTTTGTATATTTTGTACAGCTTGTTTCTAATTTAAAGTATAAATAAGTTTGatcttttcatctgtttctCTCCCTACCTTCTGGAGGCTGTGCTTGTTAAAAATAACCATGGTGAGGAGCTgaagcagggctgctggcagggttTTTGCCTCCTCCATGGCGGGGCTCCTGTGGGAGTGGCAGTGTGGTGGCCGTTCATGCACAGCCCCGGGCCCGCAGTCACAGCAATGGCCTGAATTCCTGCAGCCTCACCTGGCCCGTGGCTGGGATGCAAGCACTTCTAGGGAGCCACCAAGGGGGCTTGGGAAAATGGGGAACCAGGGTGGAAGAGCAGGGTGCAAGGACTGTGCGGGGGTGTCCCTGTGTGCATGTGTCGTGGGGATGCTGCAGTTGCCAGCACAACGTATCTGTGGAGGGggctttcttaaaaaaaaaaaatcccatttgacCAAAGCTGAATTATTTGCAAAAGAGATCagctgaagcaagaaaaaaaatgaaagccttAAGCTCTCTTGCAGGAAAGTCTGAAATGCAGACCGGGGATCAGAGTGAAACTGCCTTTGTCGAGGTGGCTCAGCTTCACTTTGCCGTTGATTTTGTTGTGGGgatgcacatgcacacatgcaagTATGTGCATGCAGATAGGCATGCACACATATGCATGTGCACACATGCTCACACATGCACGTACACATAcctgtgtgcacacatgcacacgtGCATGTACAAACATGTGAACATGCACACACGCAAGCACAcccacacacatacatgcacacgCACAGGCAAACATGTGCACACGTActtttgcacacacacacccctgcaCACGCGTACACACACGCACTCGCactccccctttccctcccccccccccccccccccgggctctcTGCCCTATGCGCCTCCAGCCAGCGCCAGCTCCGCgcccgctcccagccccgcgacgccccccggcgccccccggccAAGGCGCCGCTTCCCTCCAGGCCATGCCCGAGCCGTGCCCGAGGGGCTCCCCGGGCCGAGGGGGCAGTGAGGCGGGGGGGTGTCtgcggggcagggccggggggtgCTCTGGCGGCTGAGCGAGGcggtgccagggctgggggcggATTTTTTGAGAGCAGCCTCGGCTGCTCAGAGCCGCGGCGGCCGCCGGAGGAGCGGGACGGCTGCTTCTGCCTCtgcctggaggaggaggaggaggaggaagaagaggctCCGACCGCCGCCtctccctcccgcccccccctttccccttccgCCCCATACCTTTATGGACGAGCGCCGGAGCTTGCTCCACTCTCCGGCTGCCTCTTCCGCCGGCCGGCCGCCGAGCAGCAGCCACCACAACCTGGGCTACACCGAGCAgccgccccccgccggcccccggccccACGAGGAGGAAGAGGGCGAGGAGGCGGAGGAAGGCAGCATGACCgtggtgggggggggcggcggcggagaCCCCCTGCTGGAGGAGCCGCAACATCCGCACCCTTTGCTGGTGGGGGACCGCTACGACCACCCTCTGCCTCCGGCCGCCGGCCCCACCGGGCACCCCGCGGGCAGTGGGGAGCACGAGTGCTGCGAGCGGGTGGTGATCAACATCTCCGGGCTGCGCTTCGAGACCCAGCTCAAGACACTGGCGCAGTTCCCTGAAACGCTGCTGGGAGACCCCCGTAAGAGGATGCGCTACTTCGACCCCCTCCGCAACGAGTATTTTTTTGACCGCAACCGGCCCAGCTTCGACGCCATCCTCTATTACTACCAGTCAGGTGGGCGCATCCGACGGCCCGTCAACGTCCCCATCGATATCTTCTCTGAGGAGATTCGCTTCTACCAGCTAGGGGAGGAGGCCATGGAGAAGTTCCGGGAGGATGAAGGTTTCATTCGGGAGGAGCAGCGGCCACTCCCAGACAAGGAGTTTCAGCGTCAGGTGTGGCTGCTCTTTGAATATCCCGAGAGCTCTGGGCCAGCCCGAGGCATTGCCATCGTCTCTGTCCTGGTCATCCTTATCTCCATCGTCATCTTCTGTTTGGAGACCCTGCCTGAATTCAGGGATGACCACGACTATGAGGGAACTGGGGGGACCTTTGGGACAGGCGGTGGCCCTCTCCCACCTGATGTTTTCACCAACTCCTCGTCCTCGGCCACTTCCATGGTGTCATCCTTCACTGACCCTTTCTTTGTGGTGGAGACTTTGTGCATCATCTGGTTCTCCTTTGAGCTGCTGGTCCGCTTCTTTGCCTGCCCCAGCAAGGCCACCTTCTCCAAGAACATCATGAACATCATTGACATTGTGGCCATTATCCCCTACTTCATCACACTGGGCACTGAGCTGGCAGAGAGGCAAGGCAATGGCCAGCAAGCCATGTCCCTGGCCATCCTCCGAGTCATCCGTCTGGTCAGGGTCTTCCGCATCTTCAAGCTCTCCCGACACTCCAAGGGGCTGCAGATCCTGGGGCAGACCCTCAAAGCCAGcatgagggagctgggcttgctcattttcttcctcttcatcgGCGTCATCCTCTTCTCCAGTGCTGTCTACTTCGCAGAAGCTGATGACCCCAGTTCAGGTTTCAGTAGCATCCCTGATGCCTTCTGGTGGGCGGTGGTGACCATGACCACAGTGGGCTATGGGGACATGCACCCCATCACCATTGGGGGCAAGATTGTGGGGTCTCTGTGTGCCATCGCGGGGGTGCTAACCATTGCTCTGCCCGTGCCCGTGATAGTCTCCAATTTCAACTATTTCTACCACCGGGAGACAGAAGGCGAGGAGCAAGCCCAGTACATGCATGttgggagctgccagcacctcTCGTCTACCGAGGAGATGAGGAAGGCACGGAGCAAttccaccctcagcaagtccGAGTACATGGTGATAGAAGAGGGGGGAATCAACCACAGTGCATTCAAACAGGCTGCCTTTAAGACAGGGAACTGCACAACCACAAACAATCCCAACTGTGTGAATATCAAAAAGATCTTTACggatgtttaaaaacaaaacagcagcaaaacccgAGGATgtggtaaaaaataataaatgcaaagtGACTGTGTACTTGGTGTTGTGTGGAACATGCACCATCGTCAGTCTGTGTATGCCCttgtttttatacatttatttttttagatctTTCCTTTCTAAAGATCTTAAAGGGATTTAAATTGCTCTGAAGAGAAGAGGACAGCTAACAGTTAAAGAGGTGgaagaagaagacaaaacacTCTCACCGCTGAAGCAGGTGTTTGTTCTGCAACGTGTTGCagggctgcttttgttttcttgcttttgggGACATCTTGCTTTGCTCCTGAtttctccccccccttccctaCAGGCAGCATGGAGCCGATTTCCCTTCCATCACATAAGCTCACTTGTTGGATTAGCAGCCCTGGATTGGGTGGGGAGACGAGGAAAACATGTTGCAGAGCACACTATAAGGGGGCTGGGAGGAAAAAACCATTTAATTTTGCAGAGAGTCTCTGTTACCACATTGTTAAATGGTGCTTAATATTGAAACATGTGGTGTGCCGTTACGGGCACATCACAGATTGCCTTTTCTCTCCCACTAGATCATTTATGAAATTCTAATCTGGTCAGAGACCAAGTGCAATCAGTTCTGacttaaagacaaaacaaaacaaaaaaaccaaaacactaaTTTTCTATTCTTAattcccttcccctgcagcactATGGCATTATTCCATCCAGCATAAAATCTGTGGCCGCACAGCGGGTCTGTGTGCTCTGGGGGAAGGCAAAAGGCAAAATTGAATGGTTATGGTATGCAGGGAGTGATGCCGGCGAGGACCAGGAGATGCCAGCTCTGCGATGGGCTCCTTGCTGTGGCCATGCAGCCTCAGACCCACCAAGCTGGACAAAAAGGGATATTTCCACCTTTTTGCAATGCATTTAGGAGAGATACAGCTGCTTATCGCAAGAAGATTAGAGTGGTGAACACGCCTTCCAACGGAAGTCACTAATTTGGACTGGAGTGATACAGTTGCCATGGCTACCCTAGTTTCCTGGGAAACCCCAAAAGGTTGTCATGGCATCCTTTCTCCCATCCCCCTCGGTCCTTGTCGTTCCTGCAAAAACCTTTCCAGATGGTTCCAGCCCTGCCATTCCGCAGGACACTGTGTCTCTGCAACTCGCAGGGCACCCATTCCTGCATCCCCATCCTGTCGCTGCACCCCCTTCTGCACTGTGTCCCCATGAACCAAACACCCACCTGTAGGCAATAAGCACACCCCAAAActcccctcttcctcccagaAGAGTTCACACCTTGGCAGTGAAATCTGGGAGCCAAGCCTCGTCCTGCAGACATGAGCAGCCGCTTGGACATAGCAGCAGTGGCGCTACACCACCAAGAACCGTGCTTGCCCCATGCCACATGAAACCCTGAAGCTCCCCCAAAGCATCCTCCAAGGGCAAGAATGGCCCCGAGCAGCCACCAGGAAAACTCAGCTGGGAAAGTGTGGCAGACTTTGGAAACAAGGGGGACAAATGCAGATCTGTTAAGAGCAGGATTGAAAAGTAACCTAAACCCCTCCAGGGAAAGCGTGCCTCCTTCATCATTCCGTGTACACCAGGGGCCAAAGGACATCTGATGGGATCAGGTGAGCTTTGCACGGGGTAGAGATTTTTTGCATTGTAAGATAACATTGCTTTTGGGAACAAACCTCATGTTTTCCACTCCTtcgttttgttttccagctcccCCCGTTGCCTTCATGTATTTTTGTGCATGTCAGGTAAATGGAATACCATCCTATGGCTCCTCTGATTATATTTGCTTTCCACTTTGCTTTTTAGTGCTGCACAGTGAGTTCTAGGTAGGCAGGCACTGAAGGAAAGCTGTGCTGCGTTTGTAAAGTGGGATTTCTTCAATTCTGTATAAAAAGGAGTTATTTGCCGAATTTTGGTGTTTCAGGCTGGTCCCTGTGGTAGAAGCAAGCTTATGGGGCTGGCAGGTCATAGGGCCTGGAGTGGCTTTAAGCACCTGGTCCCCAGCTTGTGCTCAATTTCACTGGCTTTTGGGATGAGAGCAAAGAGACTCCTTGCAGGTGGTGAAGTGCACGGGA
This genomic interval carries:
- the LOC137843999 gene encoding potassium voltage-gated channel subfamily A member 3-like, yielding MDERRSLLHSPAASSAGRPPSSSHHNLGYTEQPPPAGPRPHEEEEGEEAEEGSMTVVGGGGGGDPLLEEPQHPHPLLVGDRYDHPLPPAAGPTGHPAGSGEHECCERVVINISGLRFETQLKTLAQFPETLLGDPRKRMRYFDPLRNEYFFDRNRPSFDAILYYYQSGGRIRRPVNVPIDIFSEEIRFYQLGEEAMEKFREDEGFIREEQRPLPDKEFQRQVWLLFEYPESSGPARGIAIVSVLVILISIVIFCLETLPEFRDDHDYEGTGGTFGTGGGPLPPDVFTNSSSSATSMVSSFTDPFFVVETLCIIWFSFELLVRFFACPSKATFSKNIMNIIDIVAIIPYFITLGTELAERQGNGQQAMSLAILRVIRLVRVFRIFKLSRHSKGLQILGQTLKASMRELGLLIFFLFIGVILFSSAVYFAEADDPSSGFSSIPDAFWWAVVTMTTVGYGDMHPITIGGKIVGSLCAIAGVLTIALPVPVIVSNFNYFYHRETEGEEQAQYMHVGSCQHLSSTEEMRKARSNSTLSKSEYMVIEEGGINHSAFKQAAFKTGNCTTTNNPNCVNIKKIFTDV